A genomic stretch from Aquila chrysaetos chrysaetos chromosome 1, bAquChr1.4, whole genome shotgun sequence includes:
- the AREG gene encoding amphiregulin: protein MRAVAVIAALVVVAACRLVAGSSPNATEPERRGDPGQREPEAREGEAVSGPDYEEDEEYEEALPVHQYIVDDLIRVEPVVKPKPTKRGGEKNAGKSRRKKNKGKNKKKGTPCELEYKNFCIHGECIYLEHLQMVTCKCHQDFFGERCGEQFMKTQRKNDVADYSKTVLVVVAVLLSSISFITVLIIVIVQVRKKCPQYEEKEERKKLRQENRNGHVGV from the exons ATGCGCGCTGTGGCGGTGATCGCCGCGCTGGTCGTGGTGgcag CGTGCCGGCTTGTCGCCGGGTCTTCGCCCAACGCTACGGAGCCGGAGCGGCGCGGGGACCCCGGCCAGCGGGAGCCCGAGGCCCGCGAGGGTGAGGCCGTGTCGGGTCCCGATTACGAGGAGGATGAGGAGTACGAGGAGGCGCTGCCCGTCCACCAGTACATCGTGGACGACTTGATCCGAG TTGAACCTGTGGTTAAACCCAAGCCAACAAAGAGGGGGGGTGAGAAGAATGCTGGCAAatcaagaaggaagaaaaacaaagggaaaaacaaaaagaaagggacTCCTTGTGAATTGGAATACAAAAACTTTTGCATCCATGGTGAATGCATATACCTAGAACATCTCCAGATGGTGACCTGCAA GTGTCatcaggatttttttggtgAGCGCTGTGGTGAACAGTTCATGAAGACTCAAAGGAAGAATGATGTGGCAGACTACTCGAAGACTGTGTTGGTAGTGGTAGCTGTCCTGCTCTCAAGCATCAGCTTCATTACTGTACTTATCATTGTGATAGTGCA GGTCAGGAAAAAGTGTCCTCAgtatgaagagaaagaagaaaggaaaaaacttcgacaagaaaacagaaatggccATGTTGGTGTGTAA